The following are encoded together in the Streptomyces sp. NBC_00341 genome:
- a CDS encoding PP2C family protein-serine/threonine phosphatase: MYHHPASRIHPQIADCRGVCAVLGVALLDAALGEDVRLLALYSVGPALSAVRAAPRAVIGTGAFAGLVAVLLTLHDGILGTHRAVSGFIAIALVTAVSTVAARRRTRQESRLAAARRVADATQLAIAPSMPATEGPVRLAASYESADAGAHVGGDFCEVVPVRNGVRVLMGDVQGKGLGAVSLSNTLLGSFRDNAPAEAHLEDVGLRMSCSMLRRPDEERFATMTLAQLTDSGELTVLNYGHPSPLITLADGTGRWAHPRQPGLPLGLAALAHCEPGSYRCTLHAGDRVLFHTDGLTESRDEQNRFYPLEARAGLLRDADPAACLDRLRADVHAHAAGSEGVDDSALLLVEYQGQPGAADRPAISTEPGRRHLPLRHTPEVLGCHVCAVADCPLRDALDS; this comes from the coding sequence ATGTACCACCACCCCGCATCGCGAATCCATCCGCAGATCGCGGACTGCCGAGGCGTCTGCGCCGTCCTGGGCGTGGCCCTGCTCGACGCCGCCCTCGGCGAGGACGTCAGGCTCCTGGCCCTCTACTCGGTCGGGCCGGCCCTGTCCGCGGTCCGCGCCGCGCCACGGGCCGTCATCGGCACCGGAGCGTTCGCCGGGCTGGTGGCCGTACTGCTGACCCTGCATGACGGCATTCTCGGCACCCACCGGGCCGTCTCCGGGTTCATCGCCATCGCGCTGGTGACCGCTGTCTCCACCGTGGCGGCGCGGCGCAGGACCCGGCAGGAGTCACGACTCGCCGCCGCCCGTCGTGTGGCGGACGCCACCCAGCTGGCCATCGCACCGTCCATGCCCGCGACCGAAGGCCCGGTGCGGCTGGCCGCCTCCTACGAATCCGCCGACGCCGGCGCCCACGTAGGCGGCGACTTCTGCGAAGTCGTCCCGGTCAGAAACGGGGTACGCGTCCTCATGGGCGACGTCCAGGGCAAAGGGCTCGGGGCCGTATCGCTCAGCAACACCCTTCTGGGCTCCTTCCGCGACAACGCCCCGGCCGAGGCGCACCTGGAGGACGTCGGGCTGCGGATGTCGTGCAGCATGCTCCGCCGACCGGACGAGGAACGCTTCGCCACCATGACCCTCGCCCAGCTGACCGACAGCGGAGAACTGACGGTCCTCAACTACGGTCACCCCAGCCCGCTCATCACCCTCGCGGACGGAACCGGCCGCTGGGCGCACCCGCGACAGCCCGGCCTGCCCCTGGGACTGGCAGCCCTCGCCCACTGCGAACCGGGCTCCTACCGGTGCACCCTGCACGCCGGCGACCGCGTCCTGTTCCACACCGACGGTCTGACCGAATCCCGCGACGAGCAGAACCGCTTCTACCCGCTCGAAGCCCGCGCCGGTCTCCTGCGCGACGCCGATCCGGCCGCCTGCCTGGACCGCCTGCGGGCCGACGTCCACGCACACGCCGCAGGCTCGGAGGGCGTCGACGACTCCGCGCTCCTCCTGGTCGAGTACCAGGGGCAGCCCGGCGCGGCGGACCGGCCGGCCATCTCGACGGAGCCGGGGCGCCGCCACCTGCCCCTCAGGCACACGCCCGAGGTACTGGGCTGCCACGTGTGCGCCGTTGCGGACTGCCCGCTGCGCGATGCGCTGGATTCCTGA
- a CDS encoding GntR family transcriptional regulator has product MDSVLPLRHTIADGLRTQITTGRLKAGERLPSEPSLAAQYKVSTTTLRNALALLQAEGLIEKVHGKGNFVRHPLRRLTYTRGRLTSDADLRVTIRTTNLLARGDMISLLGVPSRTPLTEFLCLTHQGERPHSLARIYVPRDLASAQLPWRRSGVEESRDQIRARPPTPEEASSLRISSTLAVLSITRVSIDNTGRVVEAALLVLPGDRAEALFITHHTANAKGQEG; this is encoded by the coding sequence ATGGACTCCGTGCTGCCCCTCCGGCACACCATCGCCGACGGCCTCCGAACGCAGATCACCACCGGCCGCCTCAAGGCCGGCGAACGCCTCCCCTCGGAACCGAGTCTCGCCGCCCAGTACAAGGTCAGCACAACGACCCTGCGCAACGCCCTTGCACTCCTCCAGGCCGAGGGCCTGATCGAGAAGGTCCATGGCAAGGGCAACTTTGTCCGTCACCCCCTCCGCAGACTCACGTACACAAGAGGCCGCCTCACCTCGGACGCAGACCTCCGCGTCACGATCCGCACCACCAACCTCCTAGCTCGCGGAGACATGATCTCCCTGCTCGGAGTCCCCTCGCGCACCCCGCTGACGGAGTTCCTCTGCCTCACCCACCAGGGGGAGAGGCCGCACAGCCTGGCTCGCATCTACGTCCCTCGCGACCTGGCATCGGCCCAGCTACCTTGGCGTAGATCCGGCGTAGAGGAATCCCGAGATCAGATCCGGGCGCGCCCCCCAACCCCGGAGGAAGCGTCATCCCTTCGAATCAGCTCAACACTGGCCGTCCTCTCGATCACGCGCGTGTCGATCGACAACACCGGGCGCGTGGTCGAGGCTGCCCTCCTGGTCCTCCCCGGCGACCGCGCCGAAGCGCTCTTTATCACGCACCACACAGCCAACGCGAAAGGACAGGAAGGATGA
- a CDS encoding alpha/beta hydrolase family protein, with product MDELAADAVAALNFLRAQPEVRPQAVGLFGHSEGGWVALRASAGRGDVPWVVTNSCPGVSPVEQERYALSNHLKGLHGDGHPEVRSTLNLYDRLAEAGRRDADFSTAQKLVDNAGAPPGLAYYWGDVDERLWLFLKRKQDHDPTPDLLQLCCPHLALFGGADTTVPVADSIRIFTAAACHSARLHRATLTVEVLPGGDHRLQAEGSAALVPGYLDKVSQWLANLVMPSTGGSR from the coding sequence ATGGATGAACTGGCGGCTGACGCAGTCGCCGCGCTGAACTTTCTCCGTGCTCAGCCCGAGGTTCGACCTCAAGCGGTGGGCCTTTTCGGGCACAGCGAGGGCGGCTGGGTTGCTCTGCGCGCTTCTGCGGGGCGGGGTGACGTGCCGTGGGTGGTCACCAACAGTTGCCCGGGGGTGAGCCCTGTCGAGCAGGAACGCTACGCCCTCAGCAACCACCTGAAGGGTCTACATGGTGATGGGCACCCTGAGGTCCGCAGCACCCTAAATCTGTACGACCGGCTGGCAGAAGCAGGCCGACGCGACGCCGACTTCTCCACGGCGCAAAAGCTCGTCGACAACGCGGGAGCGCCGCCGGGACTCGCCTACTACTGGGGCGACGTGGACGAACGCCTCTGGTTGTTCCTGAAGCGAAAACAGGACCACGACCCGACTCCGGACCTGCTCCAGCTGTGCTGCCCGCATCTGGCGCTATTCGGTGGTGCGGACACAACGGTGCCGGTCGCCGACAGCATCCGTATCTTCACCGCAGCCGCCTGCCACTCCGCCCGACTCCACCGCGCCACCCTGACGGTGGAGGTGCTCCCGGGCGGTGACCATCGTCTGCAGGCAGAGGGCTCGGCGGCCCTCGTTCCCGGATACCTCGACAAGGTGAGCCAATGGCTCGCAAACCTTGTCATGCCGTCAACCGGCGGCAGCAGATGA
- a CDS encoding JmjC domain-containing protein — protein MESPTLANWVGDVESFSSHQWQHQPAVFTPETLASPFDLDELDVAFDSGLLRTPYLEMVRSNKVTVPTDAYTTSRVVNGTTHHGFADRAKVVGLMRAGATLLLRHVDQWHRPTADLVARLSGELDRRVEAFFFVTPADGQGLATHRDDADVFALQVAGRKTWYVHSAPKTADWPLGELPDDEDSPQLLRGVLEPGNVLYIPRGFAHRAVGEAGLSAHLSLTIRDISLPDLAAALQQCLTENLDIPARPLGEAAIKDACATLLGHARAQLATITPDDLRLAARAAQTRQPGGEPPRSETFTATAEDWDSDTPGTKRPALASVARTWHRLRDAARGTP, from the coding sequence ATGGAATCGCCCACGCTGGCCAACTGGGTCGGTGACGTCGAGAGTTTCAGCAGCCATCAGTGGCAGCACCAGCCCGCGGTCTTCACGCCGGAGACGCTCGCCTCGCCTTTCGACCTCGACGAGCTGGACGTCGCCTTCGACTCAGGGCTGCTGCGGACCCCCTACCTGGAGATGGTCCGCTCCAACAAGGTCACCGTCCCGACCGACGCGTACACCACGTCACGCGTGGTCAACGGAACGACGCACCACGGCTTCGCCGACCGCGCGAAGGTCGTCGGCCTCATGCGCGCCGGGGCGACGCTGCTCCTGCGCCACGTCGACCAGTGGCACCGCCCCACCGCGGACCTGGTGGCCCGGCTGTCCGGCGAACTGGACCGGCGCGTGGAGGCGTTCTTCTTCGTCACCCCCGCCGACGGCCAAGGTCTCGCTACCCACCGCGACGACGCCGACGTGTTCGCCCTCCAGGTGGCCGGACGCAAGACCTGGTACGTACACAGCGCGCCGAAGACCGCGGACTGGCCGCTGGGCGAGCTCCCGGACGACGAGGACTCGCCCCAACTCCTGCGCGGCGTCCTCGAACCCGGCAACGTGCTCTACATACCCCGCGGCTTCGCCCACCGCGCGGTGGGCGAAGCCGGACTCTCGGCCCACCTCTCCCTGACGATCCGCGACATCTCCCTGCCGGACCTCGCGGCAGCCCTGCAACAGTGCCTGACCGAGAACCTGGACATCCCCGCGCGCCCACTGGGGGAAGCCGCGATCAAGGACGCCTGCGCCACCCTGCTCGGCCATGCCCGTGCACAGCTCGCCACGATCACCCCGGACGACCTGCGCCTCGCCGCACGGGCGGCGCAGACGCGGCAACCGGGCGGCGAGCCACCCCGGTCGGAGACGTTCACCGCAACGGCCGAGGACTGGGACTCCGACACACCCGGCACCAAGCGCCCCGCCCTGGCCTCCGTCGCACGCACCTGGCACCGCCTGCGCGACGCGGCACGCGGCACACCCTGA
- a CDS encoding GntR family transcriptional regulator: MPEQPPYLRIADVLRRRIAEREWTPGDRLPSRAQIGQECGVGENVVRRAQELLISQGVLEGRAGSGTYIAEPRRRVRVVRSSAREHRDDSPFRADMQAVGRLGDWESRTEAKVPAPAEIAARLGVAEGDLCVRTVYEFLADRKPLQLSTSWEPYDLTAGTLVVLPEGGPHAGAGVVNRMAAIGITVSHAVEQPEPRQATSEEASLLGIQKGALVTHIRRTYYSDQGRPVETADIVVPAALCEIVYEIPVSRH, translated from the coding sequence ATGCCTGAGCAGCCGCCTTATCTCCGCATCGCGGACGTTCTCCGACGACGGATCGCGGAGCGCGAGTGGACGCCAGGAGACCGGCTGCCCTCACGTGCCCAGATCGGCCAGGAGTGCGGCGTCGGCGAGAACGTCGTCCGTCGGGCGCAGGAGCTGCTGATCTCGCAGGGAGTCCTGGAAGGCCGTGCGGGGTCCGGCACCTATATCGCCGAGCCCCGTCGGCGCGTCCGGGTGGTGCGTTCCTCGGCACGCGAGCACCGGGACGATTCCCCGTTCCGCGCGGACATGCAGGCTGTAGGCAGGCTTGGGGACTGGGAGAGCCGGACCGAGGCCAAGGTCCCGGCGCCGGCGGAGATCGCGGCGCGGCTCGGTGTCGCCGAAGGCGATCTGTGCGTCCGGACCGTTTACGAGTTCCTGGCCGACCGCAAGCCGTTGCAACTGTCGACGAGCTGGGAGCCGTACGACCTCACCGCCGGCACGCTCGTCGTCCTTCCCGAGGGAGGGCCGCACGCCGGGGCAGGCGTCGTGAACCGCATGGCTGCGATCGGCATCACGGTCAGCCATGCCGTCGAGCAGCCGGAGCCGCGGCAGGCGACTTCGGAGGAGGCGTCTCTCCTCGGCATCCAGAAGGGCGCTCTTGTCACCCACATCAGGCGGACGTACTACAGCGACCAGGGGCGGCCTGTAGAGACGGCTGACATCGTCGTGCCCGCCGCCCTGTGCGAGATCGTGTACGAGATCCCGGTCAGTCGTCACTAG
- a CDS encoding cytochrome P450, whose translation MYAPRIQELLAREEKVFRIDATTVGVSRSDLISEVVAARPVLSTERSVYKPAAGAEIPHDSATRTIRALGKDVMEGIRTPPPPARGLNGAWPYAATSYLRQWLFASDPLPVSLLSKRGITRSPALSRIVDRAVTVWPEPGGGGRGRTALAEQISSASDAQERGQAIAMYRRATATLCDGVAALTGNTLWLMGPDGRARGAARADLTAVLWETLRLLPPAWMLYRTGGDAYAGLHPEIRREDNVALFPLLMHRHPDYWPEPMVFRPERWAGVPDPEKTPAYMPFGFDGARCWAKHLVVPLAERLLTVALDNRLTVRGPKQETHVPLRSLLSVRFDAESGA comes from the coding sequence GTGTACGCCCCACGAATTCAGGAACTGCTGGCCAGGGAGGAGAAGGTCTTCCGGATCGACGCGACCACGGTCGGCGTCTCCCGCTCCGACCTGATCAGCGAAGTCGTCGCGGCGCGACCCGTCCTGTCGACGGAGCGCTCGGTCTACAAGCCGGCGGCCGGAGCCGAGATCCCCCACGACAGCGCGACCCGAACGATCCGCGCTCTGGGGAAGGACGTCATGGAGGGCATCCGCACCCCGCCGCCTCCGGCGCGCGGGCTGAACGGAGCCTGGCCCTACGCCGCCACCTCCTACCTGCGCCAGTGGCTCTTCGCGTCCGACCCGCTGCCGGTCTCCCTGTTGTCGAAACGCGGCATCACGCGCTCGCCCGCACTCTCCCGGATCGTCGACCGCGCCGTCACCGTATGGCCGGAGCCCGGTGGCGGCGGGCGCGGACGTACCGCGCTGGCCGAGCAGATCAGCAGCGCCTCCGACGCCCAGGAACGCGGGCAGGCCATCGCCATGTACCGTCGCGCGACCGCCACCCTCTGCGACGGGGTGGCCGCGCTGACCGGCAACACCCTGTGGCTCATGGGGCCGGACGGACGGGCACGGGGTGCGGCCCGCGCAGACCTCACCGCGGTTCTGTGGGAGACGCTGCGGCTGCTGCCGCCCGCGTGGATGCTGTACCGGACGGGCGGGGACGCGTACGCCGGACTGCACCCCGAGATCCGCCGCGAGGACAACGTCGCCCTGTTCCCGCTGCTGATGCACCGTCACCCGGATTACTGGCCGGAGCCGATGGTCTTCCGGCCCGAGCGGTGGGCCGGGGTGCCGGATCCCGAGAAGACGCCGGCGTACATGCCGTTCGGGTTCGACGGTGCCCGCTGCTGGGCCAAGCACCTCGTCGTCCCCCTGGCCGAACGTCTGCTGACCGTCGCTCTCGACAACCGGCTCACCGTTCGCGGCCCGAAGCAGGAGACCCACGTTCCGCTTCGCTCCCTGCTGTCAGTGCGGTTCGACGCCGAATCCGGAGCGTGA